The DNA window TGTCAGCATCAATAAATGACAACTTGGGTTAATTTATGCGAATTGATGTAAAAAGCGTAAATCATTCTCGAAGAATAAACGTAGGTCATTCACCCCATAACGCAACATAGCTAGGCGTTCTACGCCCATGCCAAAGGCGAATCCTGTGTAGGGTTCGTTGTCAACGCCTACTTGTTCGAAAACTCGTGGGTGGACCATGCCACACCCTAATACTTCCAGCCATCCAGTGTTCTTGCATACCCGACATCCACTACCACCGCAGATAAGACATTGAATATCTACTTCAGCGGAGGGTTCGGTGAAAGGGAAATACGATGGCCGAAAACGCACGGCAAAGTTACGTTCGAAAAATTGTTGCAGAAAATCGTGAAGAGTTCCCTTGAGGTCGGCAAAAGATACTCTGGTTTCGACCAATAACCCCTCAACCTGGTGAAACATTGGCGTGTGGGTAAGATCGGAATCACGTCGATAAACTCGACCAGGGGCAATAATCCGTAGCGGGGGACGCCGTTTTTCCATTACTCGAATTTGCACCGGTGAAGTATGGGTGCGCAATAGGGTGTGGGCATCAAAATAAAAGGTGTCGTGCATTGCACGCGCGGGATGCGAAGGCGGAATATTGAGGGCCTCGAAGTTGTGATAATCATCTTCGATCTCAGGCCCCTCGGCCACCTCATAGCCAATTTGCGCGAATAACGCTTTAATGCGTTGTAATGTTCGTGTAATTGGATGTAGACCCCCACGGCCTTGACCACGACCAGGAAGGGTGACATCCAGAATTTCGGTGGCGAGGCGCGCATCTCGGGTAGCGTTCTGTAATTCACCTTGCCGGATTTCAATGGCTTCATGGAGTGCTTGCTTTGCTTGATTGATAATCGCACCGACT is part of the Gammaproteobacteria bacterium genome and encodes:
- the pheS gene encoding phenylalanine--tRNA ligase subunit alpha, producing the protein MRDIPDLLNEATCAVAIAMDPSALDQLRVHYLGKKGLLTEHLKSLRTLPVEQRPKVGAIINQAKQALHEAIEIRQGELQNATRDARLATEILDVTLPGRGQGRGGLHPITRTLQRIKALFAQIGYEVAEGPEIEDDYHNFEALNIPPSHPARAMHDTFYFDAHTLLRTHTSPVQIRVMEKRRPPLRIIAPGRVYRRDSDLTHTPMFHQVEGLLVETRVSFADLKGTLHDFLQQFFERNFAVRFRPSYFPFTEPSAEVDIQCLICGGSGCRVCKNTGWLEVLGCGMVHPRVFEQVGVDNEPYTGFAFGMGVERLAMLRYGVNDLRLFFENDLRFLHQFA